In the Apium graveolens cultivar Ventura unplaced genomic scaffold, ASM990537v1 ctg8266, whole genome shotgun sequence genome, one interval contains:
- the LOC141704822 gene encoding F-box protein At3g07870-like, whose protein sequence is MDLPEELIAEIISRTPVRTIVSCKSVCKRWCNIVSGPFFSRLHLSISSKMLLLHQGDAEDVDDDNDGDLAVVELDDQHHQHDIHHEPMMRFSPGLALGDYVGLIGSVNGLICLEDSYDDSAYVCNPITQEYIRLQDSEYTRVSYLKGYYGFRLVESNQQYKIVRFYKGRFPSTEYDLGSEVYTLGTGMWRDLGHVPFHLNEHDRGHYVSGRLHWLAGELICAFDLDRELFRPMEAPPRAPGNTDHFSILGVHNHFRNLGVLKGCLCICDITLYSELSIWVKRDYGVEDSWSKKLIITPNPPLHEGINTDMVRLLKVLKDGNILMYCDQLQLFTYHPQHKTLRHHIFPEGEFLTFGAMTYVPGFISLERSFTLEGVKRWESPQVED, encoded by the coding sequence ATGGACTTACCAGAAGAATTGATTGCTGAAATTATATCAAGAACTCCTGTGAGGACAATAGTGTCATGCAAAAGCGTGTGCAAAAGATGGTGTAATATAGTTTCAGGACCATTTTTTTCGCGTCTGCATCTCTCTATATCATCTAAAATGCTTTTACTTCATCAAGGAGACGCCGAGGACGTAGATGATGACAATGATGGTGACCTTGCAGTGGTTGAACTAGATGACCAACATCACCAACATGATATTCATCACGAGCCTATGATGAGATTTTCCCCGGGACTTGCCTTGGGAGACTATGTGGGGTTAATTGGATCAGTTAATGGGTTAATATGCTTAGAAGATAGTTATGATGATTCAGCATATGTATGCAATCCAATTACACAAGAGTACATACGCCTTCAAGATTCCGAGTACACCAGAGTATCATATTTAAAGGGATATTATGGCTTTAGACTTGTTGAATCGAACCAACAGTACAAGATTGTACGTTTTTATAAGGGTAGATTTCCTTCAACTGAATATGACCTAGGGAGCGAGGTTTATACGCTTGGAACCGGCATGTGGAGAGATCTAGGACATGTCCCCTTCCATCTGAATGAACATGATAGGGGTCACTATGTCAGTGGCCGCCTCCATTGGTTAGCTGGTGAACTAATATGTGCTTTCGATTTGGATAGAGAATTATTTCGTCCAATGGAAGCTCCTCCACGGGCTCCTGGGAATACAGATCATTTTAGCATCTTGGGAGTCCATAATCATTTTAGGAACTTGGGAGTACTTAAAGGTTGCTTGTGTATATGTGATATAACACTATACTCTGAACTTTCTATTTGGGTGAAGAGAGATTATGGCGTGGAAGATAGTTGGAGTAAAAAACTCATCATCACTCCTAATCCTCCATTACATGAAGGTATAAATACCGACATGGTTCGGCTTCTTAAAGTTCTCAAAGATGGGAACATCTTAATGTATTGTGACCAACTTCAATTGTTCACTTATCATCCTCAACATAAAACATTGCGACATCACATTTTCCCGGAGGGTGAGTTTCTCACATTTGGTGCGATGACTTATGTCCCCGGTTTTATCAGTCTAGAGAGGAGTTTCACCTTGGAGGGTGTCAAAAGATGGGAGTCTCCTCAAGTAGAAGACTGA